In the Acidovorax sp. A79 genome, one interval contains:
- the dnaX gene encoding DNA polymerase III subunit gamma/tau, with translation MSYLVLARKYRPRNFTEMVGQEHVVQALTNALTQQRLHHAYLFTGTRGVGKTTVSRILAKSLNCQGPDGQGGITATPCGVCAACTDIDSGRFPDYTELDAASNRGVDEVQSLLEQAVYKPVQGRFKVFMIDEVHMLTNTAFNAMLKTLEEPPEYLKFVLATTDPQKVPVTVLSRCLQFNLRPMAPETVLSHLTQVLASENVPAEPPALRLLSRAARGSMRDALSLTDQAIAFGSGQLQEAAVRQMLGAVDRSYVFRLIDALARGDGKTVVETSDTLRLNGLSAASTLEEMSAVLQRMAVFQAVPQMAAAVDADDPEAVETARLAGLMPADETQLLYSLCLHGRGELGLAPDEYAALTMVLLRLLAFKPSGETAEKKTLTRPEAASSGPPPAVSAVPAAADAAMPAPVVPPALAAAPPPQVPAASPEPAVAPALAQDAPSPESADASEPPPWPGSDEPGAAAPAPSAATALPVRTSDRFERNRPPAQSPHAQGAPEFVAIPVRETPEPGERLQPLPLSAPAPVSARYTPTEEGDVWHATVQQMVAAESITALVRELALQSQLVARDGGHWLLRVERESLNQPTARERLRTALEAAGHATQISVEVGNVIDSPARRNAAAAAERQRRAEEIVNNDPYVQSLMRDYGARIVPGSIKPA, from the coding sequence ATGTCCTATCTCGTGCTCGCCCGCAAGTACCGCCCCCGCAATTTCACCGAAATGGTGGGGCAGGAGCACGTGGTGCAGGCCCTGACCAATGCGCTCACCCAGCAGCGGCTGCACCATGCCTACCTGTTCACCGGGACGCGGGGCGTGGGCAAGACGACGGTGTCGCGCATCCTGGCCAAGTCGCTCAACTGCCAGGGGCCCGATGGGCAGGGCGGCATCACCGCCACGCCGTGTGGCGTGTGCGCGGCCTGCACCGATATCGACAGTGGCCGGTTTCCGGACTACACCGAGCTCGACGCGGCCTCCAACCGGGGCGTGGACGAGGTGCAGAGCCTGCTGGAACAGGCCGTCTACAAGCCGGTGCAGGGCCGCTTCAAGGTCTTCATGATCGACGAAGTGCACATGCTCACGAACACGGCGTTCAACGCCATGCTCAAGACGCTGGAAGAGCCGCCCGAGTACCTCAAGTTCGTGCTCGCCACGACCGACCCGCAGAAGGTGCCGGTCACCGTCCTTTCGCGCTGCCTGCAGTTCAACCTGCGCCCCATGGCGCCGGAGACCGTGCTGTCGCACCTCACGCAGGTGCTGGCGTCGGAGAACGTGCCGGCCGAGCCCCCGGCGCTGCGCCTGCTCTCGCGCGCGGCGCGTGGCTCCATGCGCGATGCGCTGTCGCTCACCGACCAGGCCATCGCCTTTGGCAGCGGCCAGCTGCAGGAGGCCGCCGTGCGCCAGATGCTGGGCGCGGTGGACCGCTCCTACGTGTTTCGCCTCATCGACGCGCTGGCCCGTGGCGATGGCAAGACGGTGGTGGAAACCTCGGACACGCTGCGCCTCAATGGCCTGTCTGCCGCTTCCACGCTGGAAGAGATGAGCGCCGTGCTGCAGCGCATGGCCGTGTTCCAGGCCGTGCCGCAGATGGCGGCTGCCGTGGATGCCGACGACCCCGAGGCGGTGGAAACGGCCCGGCTTGCCGGCCTGATGCCCGCCGACGAAACCCAGCTGCTCTACAGCCTGTGCCTGCACGGGCGCGGCGAACTGGGCCTGGCGCCCGATGAGTATGCGGCGCTGACCATGGTGCTGCTGCGCTTGCTGGCGTTCAAGCCTTCGGGCGAAACGGCTGAAAAAAAAACTCTGACGCGGCCTGAAGCGGCGTCTTCTGGCCCGCCACCGGCGGTTTCCGCGGTGCCCGCGGCGGCGGATGCCGCCATGCCGGCACCCGTGGTTCCCCCGGCCCTGGCCGCCGCGCCACCTCCCCAGGTGCCGGCGGCTTCGCCGGAGCCCGCCGTGGCCCCGGCGTTGGCGCAAGACGCCCCTTCACCAGAATCCGCCGATGCCTCCGAGCCACCTCCCTGGCCGGGCTCGGACGAGCCGGGCGCCGCGGCGCCTGCCCCCTCGGCCGCCACCGCGCTGCCGGTGCGCACGTCCGATCGGTTTGAGCGAAATCGGCCCCCAGCGCAGTCCCCGCATGCGCAGGGTGCTCCTGAATTCGTAGCGATTCCGGTGCGCGAGACGCCCGAACCCGGGGAGCGGCTGCAACCGCTGCCGCTTTCGGCCCCCGCGCCTGTTTCCGCGCGCTACACGCCCACCGAGGAGGGCGATGTCTGGCATGCCACCGTGCAGCAGATGGTGGCGGCGGAATCGATCACCGCGCTGGTGCGTGAGCTGGCCCTGCAGTCGCAGCTGGTGGCGCGCGACGGTGGCCACTGGCTGCTGCGCGTGGAGCGCGAGTCGCTCAATCAGCCCACCGCCCGCGAGCGCCTGCGCACCGCGCTGGAGGCCGCGGGGCACGCCACCCAGATCAGTGTGGAGGTGGGCAATGTCATCGACAGCCCGGCCCGCCGCAATGCGGCCGCCGCTGCCGAGCGCCAGCGCCGCGCCGAAGAGATCGTGAACAACGACCCCTATGTGCAATCGCTGATGCGCGACTACGGCGCGAGAATCGTGCCGGGCAGCATCAAGCCTGCGTGA
- a CDS encoding PD-(D/E)XK nuclease family protein, protein MTVIAKSDQCAALVPLWRRVLGQVAGHLRQQGAHPARTVVLVPYAQLMPWAQRYWALFHADGFAPRFETTRNWARQLAAFVPMGDDLAGDVARDTLTARALLDRAGLSAQRDVMAAPLQEAAAQLATVVAAVPPAQRPAWAAHARGLLPEADGASALRFEAVVARIALEWVLASRHATDVLFEAGVRESVDALVVLHGFQAEPLAQALQNHWGDKATALALPPGPGDPGPMGRVALHAAQDAEDEAQRAAACVLAHVAAGRTPVALAANDRALTRRIGAHLASSGVAVRDENGWTLSTTRAAAQLMAALKACAWDAHADEVLDWLKHAPAVAAPALDALERALRKAPVANWAGAAQRDWSGKPALAQCVALAQGWREGLRAPRPLAQWLQALRLLLQASGQWAQLEADDAGARVLAALRLQAGQEAELDGWDSAGRPMALAEFTRWASEVCEAARYVPALAGDAPVVVLPLPQLLARPFAALVLPGCDEKRLQSSPEPTGDWTTAQREAWGLPTRGSLEAAQRAAWHYALQTPEVDVLWRTGDEGGEPLLASALVLALHLDGAARPGTDGRRARTVPTAPTPRPGPDGSALPVQRLSSTAYSDLRHCPYRFFALRQLGLQEADELAAEVDKRDFGNWLHAVLQHFHEALLAEPTDDAGARAARMDSAAQAVTLEQGLGEGDFLPFAAGWPQVRDGYLRWLAQHEQAGGHFRQAEVQTRQPLGALQLVGTIDRIDAISSTGEPMPLVIDYKTENDTVTRKRIGAGAEDTQLAFYAALLSHDTLRAAYVNVGERGETQMHEQEEVVHLRDLLVEGIQHDFERIAAGDPMPALGEGMVCDYCVARGLCRKDFWE, encoded by the coding sequence ATGACTGTCATAGCGAAAAGCGATCAGTGCGCAGCCCTGGTGCCCCTGTGGCGGCGCGTGCTGGGACAGGTGGCCGGGCACCTGCGCCAGCAGGGCGCGCATCCCGCGCGCACGGTGGTGCTGGTCCCCTATGCCCAGCTCATGCCGTGGGCGCAGCGCTATTGGGCCCTGTTCCATGCGGACGGTTTTGCTCCCCGGTTTGAAACAACGCGCAACTGGGCACGGCAGCTGGCGGCGTTCGTGCCCATGGGCGACGACCTGGCCGGGGATGTGGCGCGCGACACCTTGACGGCGCGGGCGCTGCTGGACCGCGCGGGCCTTTCGGCCCAGCGCGACGTGATGGCCGCGCCGCTGCAGGAGGCCGCGGCGCAGCTGGCGACCGTGGTGGCCGCGGTGCCGCCCGCGCAGCGGCCAGCATGGGCCGCGCATGCGCGCGGCCTGCTGCCCGAGGCCGATGGCGCCTCGGCGCTGCGCTTCGAGGCCGTCGTGGCGCGCATTGCGCTCGAATGGGTGCTTGCCTCGCGCCATGCCACCGATGTGCTGTTCGAGGCCGGCGTGCGGGAGTCCGTGGACGCGCTGGTGGTGCTGCACGGGTTCCAGGCAGAACCCCTGGCGCAGGCCTTGCAGAACCACTGGGGCGACAAGGCCACGGCCCTGGCGCTGCCTCCCGGGCCTGGCGATCCAGGTCCCATGGGGCGGGTCGCGCTGCATGCCGCGCAGGATGCCGAGGACGAAGCCCAGCGGGCCGCCGCCTGCGTGCTGGCGCATGTGGCGGCGGGCCGCACACCGGTGGCGCTGGCGGCCAACGACCGGGCTCTCACGCGCCGCATTGGCGCGCACCTGGCAAGCTCGGGCGTGGCGGTGCGCGACGAAAACGGCTGGACGCTGTCCACCACCCGCGCCGCCGCGCAGCTGATGGCCGCACTCAAGGCCTGCGCATGGGATGCCCATGCGGATGAAGTGCTCGACTGGCTCAAGCACGCCCCCGCCGTGGCGGCGCCAGCGCTCGATGCGCTCGAGCGCGCGCTGCGCAAGGCCCCGGTGGCGAACTGGGCCGGTGCGGCGCAGCGCGACTGGTCCGGCAAGCCGGCCCTGGCGCAGTGCGTGGCGCTCGCGCAGGGCTGGCGTGAGGGCCTGCGCGCGCCCCGCCCGCTGGCGCAGTGGCTGCAGGCCCTGCGCCTGCTGCTGCAGGCCAGCGGCCAATGGGCGCAACTGGAGGCGGATGACGCGGGCGCCCGCGTTCTGGCCGCGCTGCGCCTGCAGGCGGGGCAGGAGGCCGAGCTCGACGGCTGGGACAGCGCGGGGCGGCCCATGGCGCTCGCCGAATTCACGCGCTGGGCCAGCGAGGTGTGCGAGGCCGCGCGCTACGTGCCGGCCCTCGCGGGCGATGCGCCCGTGGTCGTCCTGCCCCTGCCGCAGCTGCTGGCACGGCCGTTTGCGGCGCTCGTGCTGCCCGGGTGCGACGAAAAACGCCTCCAGTCGTCACCGGAGCCCACGGGCGACTGGACCACGGCCCAGCGCGAGGCCTGGGGCCTGCCCACGCGCGGATCGCTCGAGGCCGCCCAGCGCGCGGCCTGGCACTACGCCCTGCAGACACCCGAGGTGGATGTGCTGTGGCGCACGGGCGACGAAGGTGGCGAGCCCCTGCTGGCCAGCGCGCTGGTGCTGGCGCTGCACCTGGATGGCGCCGCCCGCCCTGGCACCGATGGGCGCCGCGCGCGCACCGTGCCGACCGCGCCCACCCCGCGCCCCGGGCCCGACGGGAGTGCCCTGCCTGTCCAGCGCCTGTCGTCCACGGCCTATTCCGACCTGCGGCATTGCCCCTACCGCTTCTTTGCGCTGCGCCAGCTGGGCCTGCAGGAGGCCGACGAGCTGGCCGCCGAGGTGGACAAGCGCGACTTCGGCAACTGGCTGCACGCGGTGCTGCAGCACTTCCATGAGGCGTTGCTGGCCGAGCCGACGGACGACGCGGGCGCGCGCGCGGCGCGCATGGACAGCGCCGCGCAGGCCGTCACGCTGGAGCAGGGCCTGGGGGAGGGCGACTTCCTGCCGTTCGCCGCGGGCTGGCCGCAGGTGCGCGATGGCTACCTGCGCTGGCTTGCGCAGCATGAACAGGCCGGGGGGCACTTCCGGCAGGCCGAGGTGCAGACCCGCCAGCCGCTGGGTGCCCTGCAGCTGGTGGGCACCATCGACCGCATCGATGCCATCTCGTCCACCGGCGAGCCCATGCCATTGGTCATCGACTACAAGACCGAGAACGACACCGTCACGCGCAAGCGCATCGGCGCGGGCGCGGAAGACACCCAGCTCGCGTTCTACGCAGCCTTGCTGAGCCACGACACGCTGCGCGCCGCGTACGTGAACGTGGGCGAGCGGGGCGAGACGCAGATGCACGAACAGGAAGAGGTGGTGCACCTGCGCGACCTGCTCGTGGAGGGCATTCAGCACGACTTCGAACGCATCGCTGCGGGCGACCCCATGCCCGCGCTGGGTGAGGGCATGGTCTGCGACTACTGCGTTGCGCGCGGCCTGTGTCGCAAGGATTTCTGGGAATGA
- the trxA gene encoding thioredoxin TrxA encodes MASELIKHVSDASFEADVLKPGTAVLVDYWAEWCGPCKMIAPILDEVAGTYQGKLQIAKMNVDENREIPAKFGIRGIPTLMLFKDGQLAATKVGAMSKAQLTAFIDQQLA; translated from the coding sequence ATGGCCAGCGAACTCATCAAACATGTCTCTGACGCCAGCTTTGAAGCCGACGTGCTGAAACCCGGCACCGCCGTGCTGGTGGACTACTGGGCCGAATGGTGCGGCCCCTGCAAAATGATTGCCCCCATCCTGGACGAAGTCGCGGGCACCTACCAGGGCAAGCTGCAGATCGCCAAGATGAACGTGGACGAGAACCGCGAGATTCCCGCCAAGTTCGGCATCCGCGGCATCCCCACGCTGATGCTGTTCAAGGATGGCCAGCTGGCCGCCACGAAAGTGGGCGCCATGAGCAAGGCACAGCTGACCGCCTTCATCGACCAGCAACTGGCCTGA
- a CDS encoding TIGR03862 family flavoprotein gives MNVSLPPAPDDVAGLHCDVAIVGGGPAGLMAAEVLAQAGVAVHLFDAMPSVGRKFLLAGKGGLNLTHSEPHAPFAARFAERQPQVEPWLTAWGGPEIRAWAQGLGVETFVGTSGRVFPADMKAAPLLRAWLQRLRGQGVVFHMRRRWLGWADDGALRFAAPSGEERVQARAVVLALGGGSWARLGSDGAWVPLLAGRGLAVAPLRPANCGFDVLRGDVPAGETRRAFLQELIGRTPAPATGWTPHFAGRFAGQPFKTVALAFTDSQGRAFSRRGEFVATATGVEGSLVYAASHLLRDEIEAHGHATFHLDLLPDHTPERVLVEVRHPRGSRSLSSHLKSRLGLDGIKAGILYEHLGKDGMNDPVALAHAIKALPVTVVAARPLDEAISTAGGVAFDALDARLMATAAPGVFCAGEMLDWEAPTGGYLLTACLASGRVAGHGALDWIRQRGV, from the coding sequence ATGAATGTTTCCCTTCCTCCCGCCCCCGACGACGTGGCCGGCCTGCACTGCGACGTCGCCATCGTGGGCGGAGGCCCCGCCGGGCTCATGGCCGCCGAAGTGCTGGCGCAGGCGGGCGTGGCGGTGCATCTGTTCGACGCCATGCCCTCGGTGGGGCGCAAGTTCCTGCTGGCGGGCAAGGGGGGGCTGAACCTCACGCATTCCGAACCCCATGCGCCGTTCGCCGCCCGGTTTGCGGAGCGCCAGCCGCAGGTCGAGCCCTGGCTCACCGCGTGGGGCGGGCCCGAGATCCGCGCCTGGGCGCAGGGGCTGGGGGTGGAGACCTTCGTGGGCACCTCGGGCAGGGTCTTTCCGGCCGACATGAAGGCCGCCCCGCTGCTGCGCGCCTGGCTGCAGCGCCTGCGGGGGCAGGGCGTGGTGTTCCACATGCGCCGCCGCTGGCTGGGCTGGGCGGACGATGGCGCGCTGCGCTTCGCCGCGCCGTCGGGCGAGGAGCGGGTGCAGGCGCGCGCCGTGGTGCTGGCGCTCGGGGGCGGCAGCTGGGCGCGCCTCGGCTCGGACGGCGCCTGGGTGCCCCTGCTGGCCGGGCGTGGGCTTGCCGTGGCGCCGCTGCGCCCCGCCAACTGCGGTTTCGACGTGCTTCGTGGCGATGTGCCTGCGGGCGAGACGCGCCGCGCGTTCCTGCAGGAGCTCATCGGCCGCACACCTGCTCCCGCCACGGGCTGGACGCCCCACTTCGCCGGACGGTTCGCGGGCCAGCCGTTCAAGACGGTGGCATTGGCGTTCACCGACAGCCAGGGCCGCGCCTTCAGCCGCCGGGGCGAGTTCGTGGCCACGGCCACGGGCGTGGAGGGCAGCCTGGTCTATGCCGCATCGCACCTGCTGCGCGACGAGATCGAGGCCCACGGCCATGCCACTTTTCACCTGGATCTGCTGCCCGACCACACGCCCGAACGCGTGCTGGTGGAGGTGCGCCATCCACGCGGGTCGCGCTCGCTGTCCAGCCATCTCAAGAGCCGCCTGGGGCTGGACGGCATCAAGGCCGGCATCCTGTACGAGCACCTGGGCAAGGACGGGATGAACGACCCCGTGGCGCTGGCCCACGCGATCAAGGCGCTGCCCGTCACGGTGGTCGCCGCGCGGCCGCTGGACGAGGCCATCAGCACCGCGGGCGGCGTGGCTTTTGACGCGCTCGATGCCCGCCTCATGGCCACCGCCGCGCCCGGCGTGTTCTGCGCGGGGGAGATGCTCGACTGGGAAGCCCCCACCGGCGGCTACCTGCTCACGGCTTGTCTGGCGAGTGGTCGCGTGGCCGGGCACGGCGCGCTGGACTGGATTCGCCAACGCGGGGTGTAG
- a CDS encoding UvrD-helicase domain-containing protein, translating to MNAAYEHNGHPVSREAFYAIACDPARSVAVEACAGAGKTWMLVSRMLRALLDGAAPHEILAITFTKKAAGEMRQRLQEWLEAFAQAPLEDLTRELVARGISPERAQDKREALQNLYRQMLASGRPVQIRTFHSWFAALLGTAPLALLQAQGLPANFELLEDDAEAVREVWAPFLHTVATSAGLRADYEAVVARHGRSQTHKALAAALAKRVEFDLADAAGVLDASVPSFQAHCPELAGLDEPAGALQGDACHQRWLARARALGAETNKTPQKAADAIVDALACGDPNLRLDLLRKAMFVAKEDRLSKNLEKFAAAQEAEPELQRLLLARRQHEAWQHQQRMARLARCLIGEFAAVKNRHGWVDMNDVERTALVMLSDPILSGWVQERLDARVRHLLVDEFQDTNPLQWQALHAWLSGYAGSGGGASGQTPPSVFIVGDPKQSIYRFRRAEPQVFIAAQAFVRHGLAGDLLSCDHTRRNATGVIAAVNHVMGTAQAQHETSGFRDHTTESRDPGVLLRLPAILPPDAGSGGAGADPFAWRDSLTEPRHEAEETQRMRECTQAAAWVAAQIAQGTPPHEVLVLARKRDRLAALQEALRALHLPCVQPEKADLFDAPEVQDIVALLDALVSTGHDLSLARALRSPLFGCGDEALVTLALLRRQPEHAACSWFDLLQKSELLPHEMKALGPVLAQYRAWVDGLPPHDALHAIYQHADVLARFAAAAPAAQRTAVQANLRALLSAALQHDGGRYLTPYAFVRAMKKGGVRAPGRVDAQAVRLLTVHGAKGLEARCVLLLDTDTRPQKAETMGVLVDWPGEQAVPRAFVFLASESNPPPSAVEVLAAEQQARQREELNMLYVAMTRAKHCLALSSVQPAASAPGSWWNRLAPLAAEIAVQEGPGAPGGETLAGPGRHDHFMLAELPPLPEHLRAAPAAGPVDADRAADPGDATAASTPQSRLGEAMHQLLEQAGVAGAPLVELRAQGWPPARVARLARDFDITIAAARHAALTAQRILAGEGAWAWEASAVDTAINEAPLRYQGLSLRLDRLVHCHQPPERAGWWVLDYKSAAEPERQPALLAQLQRYRSAVQGQTPGERVRAAFLTGDGRLVPVPDAVPAGPDAVQGAEAALRHTLAPAAQEPGAVPPPLPLPRGPGPDDSPQGSLF from the coding sequence ATGAACGCTGCCTACGAACACAACGGCCACCCCGTTTCCCGCGAGGCGTTCTACGCCATTGCCTGCGACCCCGCGCGCAGCGTGGCGGTGGAGGCCTGCGCGGGCGCGGGCAAGACCTGGATGCTGGTGTCGCGCATGCTGCGTGCCTTGCTCGATGGCGCCGCGCCGCACGAGATCCTGGCCATCACCTTCACCAAGAAGGCGGCCGGTGAAATGCGCCAGCGCCTGCAGGAATGGCTCGAAGCCTTTGCCCAGGCTCCCCTGGAAGACCTCACCCGCGAGCTGGTGGCAAGAGGAATCAGCCCCGAGCGCGCTCAGGACAAGCGCGAGGCGCTACAAAATCTATACCGCCAGATGCTGGCCAGTGGCCGCCCGGTACAGATCCGCACTTTCCACAGCTGGTTTGCAGCGCTGCTCGGCACGGCCCCGTTGGCACTGCTGCAGGCCCAGGGCTTGCCTGCCAATTTTGAGCTCCTCGAAGACGATGCCGAGGCCGTGCGTGAGGTGTGGGCCCCGTTCCTGCACACCGTGGCCACCAGCGCCGGCCTGCGGGCCGACTACGAGGCCGTGGTAGCCCGCCACGGCCGCTCGCAGACCCACAAGGCGCTGGCGGCGGCGCTGGCCAAGCGCGTGGAATTCGACCTGGCCGACGCGGCGGGCGTGCTCGATGCCTCGGTGCCTTCCTTTCAGGCGCACTGCCCGGAACTGGCGGGACTGGATGAGCCCGCCGGCGCGCTGCAGGGCGATGCCTGCCACCAGCGCTGGCTGGCGCGCGCCAGGGCGCTGGGGGCCGAGACCAACAAGACACCCCAGAAGGCGGCGGACGCCATCGTGGACGCGCTGGCCTGCGGCGACCCGAACCTGCGCCTGGACCTGCTGCGCAAGGCGATGTTCGTGGCCAAGGAAGACCGGCTGTCCAAGAACCTCGAGAAGTTCGCAGCCGCCCAGGAAGCCGAGCCCGAGCTGCAGCGCCTGCTGCTGGCGCGGCGCCAGCACGAGGCCTGGCAGCACCAGCAGCGCATGGCCCGCCTGGCACGCTGCCTGATCGGCGAATTTGCCGCCGTGAAGAACCGGCACGGCTGGGTGGACATGAACGACGTGGAGCGCACGGCGCTGGTCATGCTGTCCGATCCCATCCTCTCGGGGTGGGTGCAGGAGCGGCTCGATGCGCGCGTGCGCCACCTGCTGGTCGACGAGTTCCAGGACACCAACCCGCTGCAGTGGCAGGCGCTGCACGCCTGGCTGTCGGGCTATGCGGGTTCGGGCGGCGGCGCCAGCGGCCAGACGCCGCCCAGCGTGTTCATCGTGGGCGACCCCAAGCAGAGCATCTACCGTTTTCGCCGCGCCGAGCCACAGGTGTTCATCGCCGCGCAGGCCTTCGTGCGCCATGGGCTCGCGGGCGACCTGCTCAGCTGCGACCACACGCGCCGCAACGCCACGGGCGTGATCGCCGCCGTGAACCACGTCATGGGCACCGCCCAGGCGCAGCACGAAACCAGCGGCTTTCGCGACCACACCACCGAGTCCAGGGACCCCGGCGTGCTGCTGCGCCTGCCCGCCATCCTGCCGCCGGATGCCGGCAGCGGCGGCGCGGGCGCGGACCCTTTCGCCTGGCGCGACAGCCTGACCGAGCCCCGCCACGAGGCCGAGGAAACCCAGCGCATGCGCGAATGCACACAGGCCGCCGCGTGGGTGGCGGCGCAGATCGCGCAGGGCACGCCGCCCCACGAAGTGCTGGTGCTGGCCCGCAAGCGCGACCGGCTCGCCGCCCTGCAGGAGGCCCTGCGCGCCCTGCACCTGCCCTGCGTGCAGCCCGAGAAGGCCGACCTGTTCGACGCACCCGAGGTGCAGGACATCGTGGCGCTGCTCGATGCGCTGGTGTCCACCGGGCACGACCTTTCCCTGGCTCGGGCACTCCGCTCGCCCCTGTTTGGCTGCGGCGACGAGGCCCTGGTGACCCTGGCGCTGCTGCGCCGCCAGCCGGAACACGCTGCCTGCAGCTGGTTTGATTTGCTACAGAAAAGTGAGCTGCTACCGCATGAAATGAAAGCGCTGGGGCCCGTTTTGGCTCAATACAGGGCCTGGGTGGATGGCCTGCCCCCGCACGACGCGCTGCACGCCATCTACCAGCACGCCGATGTGCTGGCCCGCTTCGCGGCGGCCGCCCCCGCCGCGCAGCGCACCGCGGTGCAGGCCAATCTGCGCGCCTTGCTGTCGGCCGCGCTGCAGCACGACGGCGGCCGCTACCTCACGCCCTACGCCTTTGTGCGTGCCATGAAAAAGGGCGGCGTGCGCGCACCGGGCCGGGTGGATGCGCAGGCGGTGCGCCTGCTCACCGTGCACGGCGCCAAGGGGCTGGAGGCGCGCTGCGTGCTGCTGCTGGACACCGACACCCGCCCCCAGAAGGCCGAGACCATGGGCGTGCTGGTGGACTGGCCCGGCGAGCAGGCCGTGCCCAGGGCGTTCGTCTTCCTGGCCAGCGAATCGAACCCGCCGCCCAGCGCCGTGGAAGTGCTGGCCGCCGAGCAGCAGGCCCGCCAGCGCGAAGAGCTGAACATGCTCTACGTGGCGATGACGCGGGCCAAGCACTGCCTGGCGCTGTCCAGCGTGCAGCCGGCCGCATCCGCGCCGGGCAGCTGGTGGAACCGCCTGGCGCCGCTGGCGGCCGAGATCGCCGTGCAGGAGGGCCCTGGCGCGCCCGGGGGCGAAACCCTGGCCGGGCCGGGCCGCCACGATCACTTCATGCTGGCGGAGCTGCCGCCGCTGCCGGAGCACCTGCGCGCGGCGCCCGCCGCGGGGCCGGTGGATGCCGACCGGGCCGCCGACCCCGGCGATGCCACGGCTGCCTCCACGCCGCAGTCCCGGCTGGGCGAGGCCATGCACCAGCTGCTGGAGCAGGCGGGCGTGGCGGGGGCCCCGCTGGTGGAGCTGCGCGCCCAGGGCTGGCCGCCCGCGCGGGTGGCGCGGCTGGCGCGGGATTTCGACATCACCATCGCGGCCGCGCGGCACGCCGCGCTGACCGCGCAGCGCATCCTGGCGGGCGAAGGCGCCTGGGCCTGGGAGGCGTCGGCCGTGGACACCGCCATCAACGAGGCGCCCTTGCGCTACCAGGGCCTGAGCCTGCGGCTGGACCGCCTGGTGCATTGCCACCAGCCGCCCGAACGCGCCGGGTGGTGGGTGCTGGACTACAAGAGCGCGGCCGAGCCCGAGCGCCAGCCCGCGCTGCTGGCCCAGCTGCAGCGCTACCGCAGCGCCGTGCAGGGGCAGACGCCCGGCGAGCGCGTGCGCGCGGCCTTCCTCACGGGCGACGGGCGCCTCGTGCCCGTGCCCGACGCCGTGCCTGCCGGGCCCGATGCAGTGCAGGGCGCAGAGGCCGCGCTGCGGCATACTCTCGCCCCCGCCGCGCAGGAACCCGGGGCCGTGCCGCCGCCGCTGCCCCTGCCGCGGGGACCCGGCCCCGACGATTCGCCCCAGGGTTCCCTGTTCTGA
- the rho gene encoding transcription termination factor Rho → MHLNELKALHVSEVLKQAEELEIENTGRMRKQELMFAIIKKRAKAGEQVFADGVLEILPDGFGFLRSPDTSFTASTDDIYISPSQVRRFNLHTGDMIEGEVRTPKDGERYFALTKLDKVNDGPPEQNKHKVMFENLTPLFPKEQMRLERDVKSEENITGRIIDIIAPIGRGQRALIVAPPKSGKTVMMQHIAHAITANNPDVHLMVLLVDERPEEVTEMQRTVKGEIIASTFDEPAARHVHVAEMVIERAKRLVELKKDVVILLDSITRLARAYNNVVPSSGKVLSGGVDAAALQRPKRFFGAARKVEEGGSLTIIATALVDTGSRMDEVIFEEFKGTGNCEIHLNRRLYEKRVFPAIELNKSGTRREELLLAPEILQKTRILRQFMYNMDEIESMELMIKNMKATKTNVDFFDMMRRGG, encoded by the coding sequence ATGCACTTAAACGAACTCAAGGCACTGCACGTGTCTGAAGTCCTGAAGCAGGCCGAAGAACTCGAAATCGAAAACACGGGCCGGATGCGCAAGCAGGAGCTGATGTTTGCCATCATCAAGAAGCGCGCCAAGGCGGGAGAGCAGGTGTTCGCGGACGGGGTGCTGGAAATCCTGCCGGACGGCTTCGGCTTCCTGCGCAGCCCGGACACGAGCTTCACGGCGAGCACGGACGACATTTACATCTCCCCCAGCCAGGTGCGCCGCTTCAACCTGCACACCGGCGACATGATCGAAGGCGAAGTGCGCACCCCGAAGGACGGCGAGCGCTACTTTGCCCTGACCAAGCTCGACAAGGTCAACGACGGCCCGCCCGAGCAGAACAAGCACAAGGTGATGTTCGAAAACCTGACGCCCCTGTTCCCCAAGGAGCAGATGCGCCTGGAGCGCGACGTCAAGAGCGAAGAGAACATCACCGGCCGCATCATCGACATCATCGCGCCCATCGGCCGCGGCCAGCGCGCGCTGATCGTCGCCCCGCCCAAGAGCGGCAAGACGGTGATGATGCAGCACATCGCCCACGCCATCACGGCCAACAACCCCGACGTGCACCTGATGGTGCTGCTGGTGGACGAGCGCCCTGAAGAAGTGACCGAAATGCAGCGCACGGTGAAGGGCGAGATCATCGCCTCCACCTTCGACGAGCCGGCCGCGCGCCACGTGCACGTGGCCGAGATGGTGATCGAGCGCGCCAAGCGCCTGGTCGAGCTCAAGAAGGACGTGGTGATCCTGCTCGATTCGATCACCCGCCTGGCCCGCGCCTACAACAACGTCGTGCCTTCCAGCGGCAAGGTGCTGTCCGGTGGTGTGGACGCCGCCGCGCTGCAGCGCCCCAAGCGCTTCTTCGGCGCGGCGCGCAAGGTCGAGGAAGGTGGCTCGCTCACCATCATCGCCACCGCGCTGGTCGACACCGGCAGCCGCATGGACGAAGTGATCTTTGAAGAATTCAAGGGCACCGGCAACTGCGAGATCCACCTGAACCGCCGCCTGTACGAAAAGCGCGTGTTCCCGGCCATCGAGCTCAACAAGAGCGGCACCCGCCGCGAAGAGCTGCTGCTGGCGCCCGAGATCCTGCAAAAGACCCGCATCCTGCGCCAGTTCATGTACAACATGGACGAGATCGAGTCCATGGAGCTCATGATCAAGAACATGAAGGCCACCAAGACCAATGTGGACTTCTTCGACATGATGCGACGAGGCGGGTAA